The proteins below come from a single Ovis aries strain OAR_USU_Benz2616 breed Rambouillet chromosome 18, ARS-UI_Ramb_v3.0, whole genome shotgun sequence genomic window:
- the CFL2 gene encoding cofilin-2: MASGVTVNDEVIKVFNDMKVRKSSTQEEIKKRKKAVLFCLSDDKRQIIVEEAKQILVGDIGDTVEDPYTSFVKLLPLNDCRYALYDATYETKESKKEDLVFIFWAPESAPLKSKMIYASSKDAIKKKFTGIKHEWQVNGLDDIKDRSTLGEKLGGNVVVSLEGKPL; the protein is encoded by the exons ATG GCTTCTGGAGTTACAGTGAATGATGAAGTCATCAAAGTTTTTAATGATATGAAAGTAAGGAAATCTTCTACACAAGAGGagatcaaaaaaagaaagaaagcagttcTCTTCTGTTTAAGCGATGACAAAAGACAAATAATTGTAGAGGAAGCAAAGCAGATCTTGGTGGGTGACATTGGTGATACTGTAGAGGACCCCTACACATCTTTTGTGAAGTTGCTACCTCTGAATGATTGCCGATATGCTTTGTACGATGCCACATACGAAACAAAAGAGTCTAAGAAAGAAGACCTAGTATTTATATTCTG ggCTCCTGAAAGTGCGCCTTTAAAAAGCAAGATGATATATGCTAGCTCTAAAGatgccattaaaaagaaatttacag gtatAAAACATGAGTGGCAAGTAAATGGCTTGGATGACATAAAGGACCGTTCCACACTTGGAGAGAAATTGGGAGGCAACGTAGTAGTTTCACTTGAAGGAAAACCCTTATAA